Proteins encoded by one window of Antechinus flavipes isolate AdamAnt ecotype Samford, QLD, Australia chromosome 4, AdamAnt_v2, whole genome shotgun sequence:
- the LOC127558697 gene encoding olfactory receptor 10T2-like, producing the protein MKRQNQSVITEFVLVGFSSLGDLQILLFIIFLLVYLSTLMANVTIMTVIRLDRTLHTPMYFFLFILSLSETCYTFVIIPKMLTNLLSTDKTISFSGCAAQLYFFIALACTNCFLIAVMGYDRYVAICNPLNYMLIVSRATCIQLVLTCAFCGFIISVVVSILVFSLPFCASNRINHFFCDVSPVMKLACTDTKMKEMIFFFLSILVLLVPFVLIFISYVFIVSTILKISSAEGQRKAFATCISHLTVVIVHYGCASFIYLRPTSLYSSDKDRLVAVTYTVITPMLNPLVYTLRNKEVKTALTKVLSRYSFPKSI; encoded by the coding sequence atgaaGAGGCAGAACCAGAGTGTGATCACTGAATTCGTCCTTGTAGGCTTCTCCAGTCTGGGAGACCTGCAGATTCTGCTCTTCATCATCTTTCTATTAGTCTACCTGTCCACCTTAATGGCCAATGTCACTATCATGACTGTCATTCGCTTAGACCGCACCCTCCATACCCCAATgtacttctttcttttcattctttcattatctGAAACCTGCTACACTTTTGTCATCATCCCCAAAATGCTGACAAACCTACTCTCTACTGACaaaactatttctttctctggttgtgcAGCCCAACTCTACTTTTTTATAGCCTTGGCTTGTACCAATTGTTTTCTAATTGCTGTGATGGGTTATGATCGCTATGTTGCCATCTGCAATCCTCTCAACTACATGCTCATTGTTAGCAGAGCAACGTGTATCCAGTTGGTGTTGACCTGTGCCTTCTGTGGTTTCATAATCTCTGTGGTTGTCAGCATCCTAGTGTTCAGCCTGCCTTTTTGTGCATCAAACCGAATCAACCACTTCTTCTGTGATGTCTCTCCTGTCATGAAGCTTGCCTGTACTGACACAAAGATGAAAGAGATGATCTTCTTCTTTCTCAGTATTTTGGTATTATTGGTCCCCTTTGTGCTGATATTCATCTCCTATGTTTTCATTGTCTCCACCATCCTCAAGATCTCATCAGCTGAGGGGCAACGAAAGGCATTTGCCACTTGCATCTCCCACCTCACTGTGGTCATTGTCCATTATGGCTGTGCTTCTTTCATCTACCTGCGCCCTACATCCCTCTATTCCTCAGACAAGGACCGACTGGTGGCAGTGACCTACACTGTGATAACCCCAATGCTCAACCCCCTGGTCTATACTCTGaggaataaagaagtaaaaacagCCTTAACTAAGGTCCTAAGCAGATACTCATTTCCCAAAAGCATATAA